In one Pseudomonas sp. R84 genomic region, the following are encoded:
- a CDS encoding VWA domain-containing protein: MSLALLRPVAIAVLLALAGCGASSTPDSAAVPAPAQPEVLVQQEAVMTGGAMAKRMAYPAPVASFAAMPAADSYPQGYRDEPREQYQKLADNPIHSVAETPVSTFSADVDTGAYANIRRLLNQGRLPPEGAVRLEEMVNYFPYDYALPSDGSPFGVTTELAASPWNPHTRLLRIGIKASDRAMAELAPANLVFLVDVSGSMDRREGLPMVKSTLKLLVDQLRDQDRVSLVVYAGELRVVLEPTSGREKAKIRTAIEQLTAGGSTAGASGIELAYQMAQQAFIPKGINRILLATDGDFNVGVSDFDSLKQMAVDKRKSGISLTTLGFGVDNYNEHLMEQLADAGDGNYAYIDNLREARKVLVDQLSSTLAVVAKNVKLQVEFNPAQVSEYRLLGYENRALKREDFSNDKVDAGEIGAGHTVTALYEIVPAGEKGWLEPLRYGKSEPVVSGKSGELAMLRVRYQQPEGGKSLLIERPIANQTAPASEDLRFAAAVAAFSQQLKDGRYTGDFSLKDTETLARGARGDDRFGLRNEFVQLVELAQSLRNSTASNALATEQRIE; the protein is encoded by the coding sequence ATGTCTCTTGCTCTTTTGCGTCCTGTTGCGATTGCTGTGCTACTGGCGCTCGCCGGTTGCGGTGCTTCGTCCACACCCGATTCCGCTGCTGTGCCAGCGCCGGCGCAGCCTGAGGTGCTGGTTCAGCAGGAAGCGGTCATGACCGGAGGGGCGATGGCCAAGCGCATGGCTTATCCTGCGCCCGTGGCCAGTTTCGCGGCGATGCCGGCTGCAGACAGTTACCCACAGGGCTACCGTGACGAGCCACGCGAGCAGTATCAAAAACTGGCCGACAACCCGATCCACAGCGTCGCCGAAACCCCGGTTTCAACCTTCAGCGCTGACGTTGACACCGGCGCTTATGCCAACATCCGCCGCTTGCTCAATCAGGGGCGTCTGCCGCCGGAAGGCGCGGTGCGGCTGGAGGAAATGGTCAATTACTTTCCCTACGATTACGCGCTGCCCAGCGATGGCTCGCCGTTTGGCGTGACCACTGAACTGGCCGCCTCGCCGTGGAACCCACACACCCGCCTGCTGCGCATCGGCATCAAGGCCTCCGACCGCGCCATGGCGGAACTGGCCCCGGCCAATCTAGTGTTTCTGGTGGATGTGTCCGGTTCGATGGATCGCCGTGAAGGCCTGCCGATGGTGAAAAGTACCCTGAAATTGTTGGTTGATCAGTTACGCGATCAGGATCGCGTTTCGTTGGTGGTGTATGCCGGCGAATTGAGAGTAGTGCTGGAGCCGACTTCCGGACGGGAAAAAGCGAAAATTCGTACGGCCATCGAGCAATTGACCGCGGGCGGCTCGACCGCTGGCGCCTCGGGTATCGAACTGGCCTACCAAATGGCCCAGCAAGCCTTCATCCCCAAAGGCATCAACCGCATCCTCTTGGCCACCGATGGCGACTTCAATGTCGGCGTCAGCGACTTCGACAGCCTCAAACAAATGGCTGTGGATAAACGCAAAAGCGGGATTTCGCTGACGACGCTGGGTTTTGGTGTGGATAACTACAATGAACATTTGATGGAGCAACTGGCCGACGCCGGCGACGGTAACTACGCCTACATCGACAATCTGCGCGAGGCGCGCAAAGTGTTGGTGGATCAGTTGAGTTCGACCCTCGCCGTGGTGGCAAAAAACGTCAAATTGCAGGTGGAGTTCAACCCGGCGCAGGTCAGCGAATATCGCCTGCTTGGCTATGAAAACCGCGCGTTGAAGCGTGAGGATTTCAGCAATGACAAAGTCGATGCCGGCGAAATCGGCGCAGGACACACGGTGACCGCGCTGTACGAAATTGTTCCGGCGGGCGAGAAGGGCTGGCTGGAGCCGCTGCGTTACGGCAAGTCGGAGCCGGTTGTTTCCGGGAAAAGCGGAGAATTGGCGATGCTGCGTGTGCGTTATCAACAGCCTGAAGGTGGGAAAAGTCTGCTGATCGAGCGGCCGATAGCCAATCAGACCGCGCCGGCTAGCGAGGATCTGCGTTTTGCTGCTGCCGTTGCCGCGTTTTCCCAGCAGCTCAAGGATGGCCGTTACACCGGCGACTTCAGCCTGAAAGACACGGAGACACTGGCCCGTGGCGCTCGTGGTGATGATCGCTTCGGTTTGCGCAATGAGTTCGTGCAACTGGTCGAACTGGCGCAGAGCTTGCGCAACTCAACCGCATCGAACGCGTTGGCCACTGAACAACGGATTGAATAA
- a CDS encoding YbhB/YbcL family Raf kinase inhibitor-like protein has translation MTRLTSLNPWLAAIAVTLCVQFPAQAQERFTLNIPGVSDNRLFTSAAASDAAGCGGKNQSPALSWNAGPAGTQSYAIVMHDPDGQKGLGVDHWIHYGIKSTTRQIAAGVGAKSALEGVGGTNSKGNTHYIGPCPPVGDSAHHYIIQIYALDLAPDALPAGLTRAELMEKIKGHVLRNSSAVRRYHR, from the coding sequence ATGACCCGATTGACCTCTCTCAACCCTTGGCTTGCGGCCATTGCCGTCACCCTTTGCGTGCAGTTTCCGGCGCAGGCCCAGGAGCGTTTCACCCTGAATATCCCGGGTGTTTCCGATAACCGCCTGTTCACCTCGGCCGCGGCCAGCGATGCGGCCGGCTGCGGCGGCAAGAACCAGTCGCCGGCCCTGAGCTGGAACGCAGGTCCCGCCGGCACCCAGAGTTACGCAATCGTCATGCACGACCCGGACGGCCAGAAAGGCCTGGGTGTCGATCACTGGATTCACTACGGCATCAAGTCCACCACACGGCAGATTGCCGCTGGCGTCGGTGCCAAGTCCGCGTTAGAAGGTGTCGGTGGCACCAACAGCAAGGGCAATACCCATTACATAGGGCCGTGCCCGCCAGTCGGCGACAGTGCGCACCACTACATCATCCAGATCTACGCGCTGGATCTCGCTCCGGACGCCTTGCCGGCCGGTCTGACCCGGGCCGAACTGATGGAGAAAATCAAAGGTCATGTGCTGCGCAACAGCAGTGCAGTGCGGCGTTATCACCGCTGA
- a CDS encoding FAD-dependent oxidoreductase: protein MSLHRVARIADVPEDRGLQVEIGDCKIVLLRAAGQLRAFQGECPHAGAPLADGALCQGRLICPWHKAAFRAEDGALCEPPALDSLKRYPLELRGDDVWVDDQPLPDPHAPPADDSRTFVIVGAGAAGTACAAALREKGFGGRIVMIDREADAGYDRTVLSKFVLAGDMPPQEVPPLREDDFYKEQCIERQRGEISSINASAKTLHLEDGQSLRYDAAVLATGGEPNPLDLPGADLPQVFVLRSKAQAERIMNTARPEQRAVIIGDSFIALECASALRQYGLDVTVLARHAIPFAAQFGEAVGKAIRTLHEHNGVKFITEHEATEIIGDGKVEAVLLDNGLRLSADLVLAGVGVHPATESFASLPREKDQSLRVDDGMRVTEGLWAIGDIATFPLHGQPQRIEHWRLAQQHARIAAANMLGGEEHYLDVPFFWTWHFGKNYDYLGHAEQWDEVEFLGEPEHPPFIGLFGRNGMVVAAVACEKERAMALLTERMKQLLPMEEAWELIRD, encoded by the coding sequence ATGTCCCTGCACCGCGTCGCCCGTATCGCCGATGTCCCTGAAGACCGTGGCCTGCAAGTTGAAATCGGCGACTGCAAGATTGTGCTGCTGCGCGCCGCTGGGCAATTACGCGCATTTCAAGGCGAATGCCCACATGCCGGGGCGCCGCTGGCTGACGGTGCGTTGTGTCAGGGACGCCTGATCTGCCCGTGGCACAAGGCTGCGTTTCGCGCAGAAGACGGCGCACTATGTGAGCCGCCAGCGCTCGACAGCCTCAAGCGGTATCCACTGGAGCTGCGCGGCGATGACGTTTGGGTCGATGATCAGCCGTTGCCGGATCCGCATGCACCTCCAGCGGATGATTCGCGGACTTTTGTAATCGTCGGTGCCGGAGCGGCAGGTACGGCATGTGCAGCGGCGCTGCGGGAAAAGGGTTTCGGTGGCCGCATCGTCATGATCGACCGCGAGGCCGATGCCGGTTACGACCGTACGGTACTGAGCAAATTTGTTCTCGCCGGGGACATGCCCCCGCAAGAAGTACCACCGCTGCGTGAAGATGACTTCTATAAAGAGCAGTGCATTGAACGCCAACGAGGTGAAATCAGCTCAATCAATGCCTCGGCGAAAACCCTTCACCTCGAAGACGGCCAGTCGCTGCGTTACGACGCGGCGGTGCTCGCCACTGGCGGCGAACCCAATCCGCTGGATTTACCCGGCGCCGATCTTCCGCAGGTATTCGTGCTGCGCTCAAAAGCTCAGGCAGAACGGATCATGAACACTGCCAGACCGGAACAACGTGCAGTGATCATCGGCGACAGCTTCATCGCCCTCGAATGCGCTTCGGCCCTGCGTCAGTACGGCCTCGACGTCACGGTGTTGGCTCGCCACGCGATTCCTTTCGCCGCGCAATTCGGCGAGGCCGTGGGCAAAGCAATCCGTACGCTGCACGAACACAATGGGGTGAAATTCATCACCGAGCACGAAGCCACCGAGATCATCGGCGATGGCAAGGTCGAGGCGGTGCTGCTGGACAACGGTCTGCGTCTTTCGGCGGATCTGGTGCTGGCCGGGGTCGGCGTACACCCGGCTACCGAGTCTTTTGCGTCATTACCGAGGGAAAAAGATCAGTCATTGCGCGTCGATGATGGCATGCGTGTCACCGAGGGCCTGTGGGCCATCGGCGACATCGCCACATTCCCGCTGCACGGCCAGCCGCAACGCATCGAACATTGGCGCCTGGCCCAGCAACACGCTCGCATCGCTGCCGCCAACATGCTCGGTGGCGAAGAACATTACCTCGACGTGCCGTTCTTCTGGACCTGGCATTTTGGCAAGAATTACGACTATCTCGGCCACGCTGAGCAATGGGATGAGGTGGAGTTTCTCGGCGAGCCTGAACATCCGCCATTTATTGGTCTGTTCGGTAGAAACGGTATGGTAGTTGCCGCCGTGGCTTGCGAGAAAGAAAGAGCGATGGCGTTACTCACCGAGCGCATGAAGCAACTGCTGCCGATGGAAGAGGCTTGGGAACTGATCCGCGATTAG
- the gabD gene encoding NADP-dependent succinate-semialdehyde dehydrogenase produces the protein MQLKDTLLFRQQAFIDGAWVDADNGQTIKVNNPATGEILGTVPKMGAAETRRAIEAADKALPAWRALTAKERAGKLRRWFELMIEHQDDLARLMTLEQGKPLAEAKGEIVYAASFIEWFAEEAKRIYGDVIPGHQPDKRLIVIKQPIGVTAAITPWNFPAAMITRKAGPALAAGCTMVLKPASQTPFSAFALAELAQRAGIPAGVFSVVSGSAGDIGSELTSNPIVRKLSFTGSTEIGRQLMSECAKDIKKVSLELGGNAPFIVFDDADLDKAVEGAIISKYRNNGQTCVCANRLYIQDSVYDAFAEKLKVAVAKLKIGNGLEDGTTTGPLIDEKAVAKVQEHIADAVAKGATVLAGGKAMEGNFFEPTILTNVPKNAAVAKEETFGPLAPLFRFKDEAEVIAMSNDTEFGLASYFYARDLGRVFRVAEALEYGMVGVNTGLISNEVAPFGGIKASGLGREGSKYGIEDYLEIKYLCLGI, from the coding sequence ATGCAGCTTAAAGACACCCTGTTGTTCCGCCAGCAAGCCTTCATTGATGGCGCTTGGGTCGATGCGGACAACGGTCAGACGATAAAGGTCAACAACCCGGCCACCGGTGAAATCCTCGGTACCGTGCCAAAAATGGGCGCCGCCGAAACCCGCCGTGCCATTGAAGCCGCTGATAAAGCGCTGCCGGCCTGGCGTGCACTGACCGCCAAAGAGCGTGCCGGCAAGCTGCGTCGCTGGTTCGAACTGATGATCGAGCACCAGGACGACCTCGCGCGCCTGATGACCCTCGAGCAGGGCAAGCCGCTGGCCGAAGCCAAGGGCGAAATCGTTTACGCCGCTTCGTTCATCGAGTGGTTCGCCGAGGAGGCCAAGCGCATCTACGGTGATGTGATTCCGGGCCACCAGCCAGACAAGCGCTTGATCGTGATCAAGCAGCCAATCGGCGTGACCGCTGCGATCACCCCGTGGAACTTCCCGGCCGCGATGATCACCCGTAAAGCCGGCCCGGCACTGGCCGCCGGTTGCACCATGGTGCTCAAGCCTGCTTCGCAAACTCCGTTTTCCGCTTTCGCCCTGGCCGAACTGGCTCAGCGCGCGGGCATTCCTGCGGGCGTGTTCAGTGTCGTTTCCGGCAGCGCCGGCGACATCGGCAGCGAGCTGACCAGCAACCCGATCGTGCGCAAACTGTCCTTCACCGGTTCGACCGAAATCGGTCGTCAGCTGATGTCGGAATGCGCCAAGGACATCAAGAAAGTCTCGCTGGAACTGGGCGGCAACGCGCCGTTCATCGTGTTCGACGACGCGGACCTGGATAAGGCCGTCGAAGGCGCGATCATTTCCAAATACCGCAACAACGGCCAGACCTGCGTCTGCGCCAACCGTCTGTACATTCAGGATTCGGTCTACGACGCGTTCGCCGAGAAGCTGAAAGTGGCCGTGGCCAAACTGAAGATCGGCAACGGTCTGGAAGACGGCACCACCACTGGCCCGCTGATCGACGAAAAAGCCGTGGCCAAAGTGCAAGAACACATCGCTGACGCTGTAGCCAAAGGCGCCACCGTGCTGGCTGGTGGCAAGGCGATGGAAGGCAACTTCTTCGAGCCGACCATCCTCACCAACGTGCCGAAAAATGCCGCCGTGGCCAAGGAAGAAACCTTCGGTCCACTGGCGCCGCTGTTCCGCTTCAAAGACGAGGCCGAAGTGATCGCGATGTCCAACGACACCGAGTTCGGTCTGGCTTCGTACTTCTACGCTCGTGACCTCGGTCGTGTGTTCCGTGTCGCTGAAGCGCTGGAATACGGCATGGTCGGCGTCAACACCGGGCTGATCTCCAACGAAGTCGCGCCGTTCGGCGGCATCAAGGCCTCGGGCTTGGGCCGTGAAGGCTCCAAGTACGGCATCGAAGATTACCTGGAAATCAAATACCTCTGCCTGGGCATCTAA
- the gabT gene encoding 4-aminobutyrate--2-oxoglutarate transaminase codes for MSKTNAELMARRTAAVPRGVGQIHPIFAESAKNATVTDVEGREFIDFAGGIAVLNTGHVHPKIIAAVTEQLNKLTHTCFQVLAYEPYVELCEKINAKVPGDFAKKTLLVTTGSEAVENAVKIARAATGRAGVIAFTGAYHGRTMMTLGLTGKVVPYSAGMGLMPGGIFRALYPNELHGVSIDDSIASIERIFKNDAEPKDIAAIIIEPVQGEGGFYVAPKEFMKRLRALCDQHGILLIADEVQTGAGRTGTFFAMEQMGVAADLTTFAKSIAGGFPLAGVCGKAEYMDAIAPGGLGGTYAGSPIACAAALAVMEVFEEEQLLDRCKAVGERLVTGLKAIQAKYPVIGEVRALGAMIAVELFENGDSHKPNAAAVASVVAKARDKGLILLSCGTYGNVLRVLVPLTSPDEQLDKGLAIIEECFSEL; via the coding sequence ATGAGCAAGACTAACGCTGAACTGATGGCCCGTCGTACCGCAGCTGTTCCACGTGGTGTTGGCCAGATTCACCCGATCTTCGCTGAATCGGCAAAGAACGCTACCGTGACTGACGTTGAAGGTCGTGAGTTCATCGACTTCGCCGGCGGCATCGCTGTACTGAACACCGGCCACGTGCACCCGAAAATCATCGCCGCCGTGACCGAACAGCTGAACAAGCTGACCCACACCTGCTTCCAGGTACTGGCTTACGAGCCGTACGTTGAGCTGTGCGAAAAGATCAACGCGAAGGTCCCAGGTGATTTCGCCAAGAAAACCCTGCTGGTCACCACCGGTTCCGAGGCCGTGGAAAACGCCGTGAAAATCGCCCGTGCCGCCACTGGCCGTGCTGGCGTGATCGCCTTCACCGGCGCCTACCACGGTCGCACCATGATGACTTTGGGTCTGACCGGTAAAGTCGTGCCTTACTCGGCTGGCATGGGCCTGATGCCAGGCGGCATCTTCCGCGCGCTGTACCCGAACGAACTGCACGGCGTGAGCATCGACGATTCGATCGCTTCCATCGAACGCATCTTCAAGAACGACGCCGAGCCAAAAGACATCGCCGCAATCATCATCGAGCCTGTGCAGGGTGAAGGTGGTTTCTACGTTGCGCCGAAAGAGTTCATGAAGCGCCTGCGCGCGCTGTGCGACCAGCACGGCATCCTGCTGATCGCTGACGAAGTACAAACCGGCGCTGGCCGTACCGGTACGTTCTTCGCCATGGAACAGATGGGCGTTGCTGCTGATCTGACCACCTTCGCCAAATCCATCGCTGGCGGCTTCCCGCTCGCCGGTGTTTGCGGCAAGGCCGAATACATGGACGCCATTGCGCCAGGCGGCCTGGGCGGCACCTACGCCGGTAGCCCGATCGCTTGCGCCGCTGCTCTGGCAGTGATGGAAGTGTTCGAAGAAGAGCAACTGCTGGACCGCTGCAAGGCTGTCGGCGAACGTCTGGTCACTGGCCTGAAAGCTATCCAGGCCAAGTATCCGGTGATTGGCGAAGTCCGAGCCCTGGGCGCGATGATCGCGGTCGAGCTCTTCGAAAACGGTGACAGCCACAAGCCAAACGCTGCAGCAGTAGCGTCGGTTGTGGCCAAGGCGCGCGACAAGGGCCTGATCCTGCTGTCCTGCGGCACCTACGGCAACGTTCTGCGCGTCCTCGTACCGCTGACCTCGCCGGACGAGCAACTGGATAAAGGCCTGGCGATCATCGAAGAGTGCTTCTCCGAGCTCTGA
- the pgaD gene encoding poly-beta-1,6-N-acetyl-D-glucosamine biosynthesis protein PgaD: MKIIRTRQRPFLVVVDVILTVVAWIGLLFLLIRGLWPLVETHAGGPLIDKSAFDALGTLQIYLWIALVNAVILIGWARYQQRKSRSFAQRRLPSPVIDDEGLSKSFKLCDDRFQKLRTPGVMTIHNDQEGDISHVVTHFWPVQPQELPPPLAPLEHPRVIFLHAEDDDNREPLLR, encoded by the coding sequence ATGAAAATCATCCGGACCCGTCAGCGGCCGTTCCTGGTCGTGGTCGATGTGATTCTTACCGTGGTGGCGTGGATTGGCCTGCTGTTTCTGCTGATCCGTGGCTTGTGGCCGCTGGTCGAAACTCACGCGGGCGGCCCGCTGATCGATAAATCGGCGTTCGACGCGCTGGGCACCCTGCAGATTTATTTGTGGATTGCCTTGGTCAACGCGGTGATTCTGATCGGTTGGGCGCGTTATCAGCAGCGCAAAAGTCGCAGTTTCGCCCAGCGTCGGTTGCCGTCGCCGGTGATTGACGATGAAGGGCTGAGCAAGAGTTTCAAACTCTGCGATGACCGCTTTCAGAAACTGCGCACGCCCGGGGTGATGACCATTCACAACGATCAGGAAGGCGACATCAGCCATGTGGTGACGCATTTCTGGCCGGTTCAGCCGCAGGAGTTGCCGCCGCCACTGGCACCGCTGGAGCACCCGCGGGTGATCTTTCTGCATGCCGAAGATGATGACAATCGCGAGCCCTTGCTTCGTTAA
- a CDS encoding RNA polymerase sigma factor has translation MSRLKGFISQLFASADSSTASSDESLLARYREGDGAAFEILYARHRQGLYRFLLGLSGKPELADEVFQETWLSLIRSASQPQGRATFRTWLFQIARNRLIDYWRKHGAQQPLHDSYDEQAHAVSDEANDPEQLLSLSRDNQRLESALQTLPADQREVFLLRTHGDLDLAQIASLTEASLETVKSRLRYAQQKLRRLLAEEVLT, from the coding sequence GTGAGTCGTCTGAAAGGCTTCATCAGTCAGCTGTTTGCCTCGGCAGACAGCTCAACCGCCAGCAGCGATGAATCGCTGCTGGCGCGTTATCGCGAGGGCGACGGCGCCGCGTTCGAGATCTTGTACGCGCGCCATCGCCAAGGCCTGTACCGGTTTCTGCTCGGCTTGAGCGGCAAACCGGAACTGGCCGACGAAGTATTTCAGGAAACCTGGCTGAGCCTGATTCGCAGCGCCAGTCAGCCACAAGGCCGGGCGACATTTCGTACGTGGCTGTTCCAGATCGCGCGCAATCGCCTGATCGATTACTGGCGCAAGCATGGCGCCCAGCAACCGCTGCACGACAGTTATGATGAACAAGCGCATGCCGTCAGCGATGAGGCGAACGATCCCGAACAACTGCTCAGCCTGAGCCGCGACAACCAGCGTCTGGAAAGCGCCCTGCAAACCCTGCCCGCCGACCAGCGCGAAGTGTTCCTGCTGCGTACCCACGGCGACCTCGACCTGGCACAAATCGCCAGCCTCACCGAAGCATCGCTGGAAACCGTCAAAAGCCGCTTGCGCTACGCCCAGCAAAAACTGCGTCGGCTGCTGGCCGAGGAGGTACTGACATGA